The Pieris napi chromosome 14, ilPieNapi1.2, whole genome shotgun sequence genomic interval GAACATAGCACAATccaaatctaataataatattgtgaaCGGAAGCAAAAATTCTTATACAAATAACGGTTCAAACGTGTCTATCAGCGGTTTGTCAAATGTCGCCAGCTCCGGTTACCAAAGCATCGCAACGTACAGCCAAAGCTCCAGTCCGATCGAAAACACCACACACCTCCATCAGCCTTATGAAAATGGCGGTCAGCCCTTGAGCCGCTTTTCGCAGCTAAACTACCAAAAACAGAGAGACAAACAGTATTACGATAGTAAAAACGAGAAGTTCTACCCGAAGAGCCCAGTGCAGCAAAAAATCGAGTATGACATCCAAAAATATGGGATACAGAATTTCACCACGGCTGataatgtacaaaataataaaaattcaagttCAAAAGTAGCTCCATTAGTGTTCACTAACCCCGTCTACAATATGGAGGACAACCGACAGTCACAGGAAGCCAAAAAAAGTGATAACAGAAACTCCAAGCGATGTCCATGTGGCTCATCCAGTTCATCGATCGATGAGGAGGGCTTGAGCACCGACAACGCGGAGACTAACTCTGAAGAAGGTTCTACCAACTTCAACGACGACGGTAGAAACTTTGACCAACAGAATCGCAACAATACCCACCGAAAACTCGCCAGagataattgtaattttgaaGACGTCTATCAGAGGAGCAATCATAGCAACTCGCCTAGGATAAGGGACGACGAATCGTCCAGCAATTCGCCGAGTCTACGCAAAAGTAAGACGCGAATGCCCAGAACGAACCCTATGCTCTCTTACTCCACAAATCAAAACCAGAACCTGAAGCACTTCGGTCAGCGAGGCGAGTCCCTCTACGAAAGCAAGCCTCATCATATTTCCACAGACTCCGGTTACCCCATGAGTCGTTCAGATTCTAACGTCGAAGAAgttaataaagaaatgtatCGTTTGCAAATATCGCGAAGCCAAAAAGCATTGTACAACATGGAGGCGAAGAATTCGCCTGAAAAGTTTGTGAATGACAATGCAGTTCAAGAGACGAACTATCCCTTGGATAGAGCGTATTCGGGGGCAAAGTTGTCAGGTAGTAGGTTAAATGAAGATATGGAGAGGCAGGAATATTATGGGATAAGAGAGAGACGGGAGTCGCCGTCTCGAGTGTTTAGCCGCGAATCTCACTCCAGCGAGGCAAGTGAGAGGGTTCCAGTGCGGAGTGAGAGGGAACTACCAGTGAGGGACAAGCTTCAACGGCGGCTTAGCTTAGAGTCAGCGAGGGAATTAACAGATAGTTCAGATGAGTTGGATGACACCTTGTATAGCACAACAGGTCGGAGACGCAGCAAACATCACAGAACTATCGAACAGGTAAGCATACCACCCTTCTCATATACTCACTAGCTATCAGATCTATAGTCCTTATTACTCCTAAGTTACTTGACGAATAAAGTCACAAAATGTTAACTATTAGAGGCTCATAGTACAACAGAAGTCTGTCTATAACAacaaacttattaaaacaagTGATTTGTAAATGAACTTatggtagattttattataaaactttattaacctataaaagtaaaacaaatatttttttttttcagtatgAACGTGAAATCGAAAGATTGAAATGTTCCGTAGAGCTGTTACGAGGTCGATTAGGCCCCACAGAGTCTGGACAAGATCACACGGATGCCAAAATGAAGGCAATTATATCCAGGTACCTACCATAACATAATTTTCGGTAAATACAACAAGGTTCGTCCGAgtgttttatgaaaaaaaatggcggtattctgaaagttattttttctatgaattttaatgaatCCGATTATAATATGAAAGCACATCACATAGAATATACTTAACAATATAAGAGCATTATTACTGAGagtactaatatttattttggttatttATTGCCTCATATTAgtgttatgtaataaataaaaatctaatatggATAATGGATATTtgcaattacagattaatctGCGTAGAAGAAGAACTAAGACGGGAACAACGCAAAATGGCGGCCGCACTATCTCACAAACAGAGGGTAATAGAGGCGCAGGAACATCGAATAGCCGCGCTAGACGAGGCCAACACACGCCTTTTGTCAGCGTTAGTACATCTACAACAGAGGGCGCCACACACACCCACACATAACACACACAATAACTCACACTCGCCGCACTCACACCAAGAACTTCAAATTTAATCTTATAAAGTACACCGTATTTTGCATTTTCAAACGTAAATTTTTCAACTGTAAGTTTAATTTcgaatagaatttatttatattttctcgtacattttactttttagtatacgtatattattgaaatacttCAAAGCTTTTGACCTCTTTCGCTATCGataagtacatatatttgttaattatctaTAATCATTATAATGTTAGTGCTTCGTcgagtataaaaattaataaataaataaaatgggtttataatacaaatttaatcgATAGTTTACCAAAGATGGCAAAAGAGGTCGCTACTTCGTTTAGGGCATTATCAAAGATTCACGTGACTTTCACTTTTATATAGCGATTGGTAGATTCTAAAATATGCACAAATAAACGaacaaacttatttaaatgcaTTTCTAATTATGttgtattgaatattgttatatttaaaaatctttaatcaCAATTGTTTTgccatttttgttttgttacatTAGTTTTAATGAGTTATGCTTTAAATCAATTTCGTTTATCAGTATTCTGTATAATTCTGGTTTCAAGTGACATTTCTATAATGATACCAAAGACAATGAATCCCTAAGGCTATGTACGCACTGACGGGGGCTTCTCTACTAAATACCGGTTTATCTCCTCTGCTTAATATTTCCATGGTGGCACTTGACGGTTCTATGATTAAGTGGCAATGTGTtgcaataattataactacggatcttttttataaaagaatacTTACTGTACGCTTGTTGgctaaataatgtttttaaataaaatttaagtcaGAAATACTTTGATTAGCTATCCTATACCCCCAAAATAAAATACGCGTTTAGACGTTGATCCTGTCACCTTAGCATGCTTTAGCTTTTATGCCTCCCGTCAGTATATACGTAATCTAACTAGAGTGAAGTGGGTATACTGCGATTCTCTAGATTTTAATGTGTTATAGATTTTATAAGACTTGTATTATAAGTATGAATAATGTAGTCGGTATTGGATAGaagagaaatatttttaataccttTGAGTATTATGTGTGTATTAgacaggaaaaataaatttcacatTTTGGaaatgtatcaaattatataaaaccgTTTGGATTTGCAATCGATAGAAACAACTTGGTTGTtccataattaatttttaagccataatttttttgtaaatatacctatataggtatataattatatctttacttatcacattaaattatgaattacatacattttttaatttgccacTCCActaatgataaattattattccaaACTTACGTAGGTTATTGTTTtaagtgtaaatttattaagtatggAAAGACGTACGCATTAACTGAAAACAGTGTATTGTACAATTTAAAATCgacataaaatttttactcCTCTGGTTCGATTCCGGCTGGCAAACATATGTATCGCTTTTTCGCTAACTTGAATTTACGTTCTATCGCCTCTTTAGAACTGTACGGGTGCATTAACTGCAAATCTTCTATCCGACTAAACAAATACGAAAAGTATATTTCACGAAATTTCTTGTCAGGAAACTGCGCTTGGTTCATCGTTGGCCAAAGCATATTATTGACATTAGCCAGTGATCTGTATAGTTGTAATTTGTACCTTTGAGTAAACTTACGGAACTTATCATTCAATGCCTGTTTATGTACCCATGTCGTGTGCCCAGCGTATATTGGATCCTTGGGTGTGTCAACGTGACCGTAACCCTTTGCTGCTAATGTTAAAAACATCTGCCAATAAATTGAACTCTGACGCAAGTATTCCTTCTTGTCTGCTGCTGTGTGTGGACCGTAGATTCTATAGCGCATCCATTCTTTTAATTCTGGAACGAGATGTATATCAGGCAATCTAGCCGCTATATTGATTTTTCTCATTTGTCGCAGTGCACACCGTAAATAATCTTCCGGTTTAGGACTTTGTCCTAAACATGTGGCTGAAGATCTTTTGGTggttttcttcttctttttttctttctttgctATAGTGTTAGGATCAGGAACGCACAAAGCGCTGTCAGTTTCCCAAATTCGTTTAAATTCCTTCTCGACATGAAGATGTTTCTCGTCCAAGTCATAAATTGTttcgtaattaaatttataaggtGCGTGACGCGTGGGTTTTTGGAAAAATGGTAATTCTTCTGCTGGGAATACTCCTTCATTACCGTAGTCGTAGTGATGACCGCAGTGACATTTAGTACTTTTAACATAGTCAAGCGCTACCGATTGCCATTTATGAAGACATTCGCATGGTTGAGACTTAGGCGGTGGTGGCCATCCTCTAATGCCGCtgtttatgttaatattttccCCTCCGATATTACTATAACCACCATGTATAAGTTCACCCATAGAAGGTAATATTGTGACGTTTGCTATCACGAACACCGGCTTCCCATTAATTTGGTGCACTCCAGTGATCATGTACTGAGAATTCCATATACCAGTACTAGGTGTATTAACTTTCTTTCTACCACGACCACGTTTTGGTCTACTCATACTAATACCGTAGGTTTTCTTAACTTCAGTCACACTGAACTTTGATCCCCCTCGTGTCTTGTGATGTCGACTCGTTCGTGTTACTGTTTTCATTGTGACTGCGGTTATCGATGAGTGTGGTTCAATATTCATTACTCCTGCCATTCTATCACAACAAGCACGTGGAATTCTCTTTTTTCGAGGCGGTGGTGGAGGAACAGGTGGCGGTGGTCTCATGATCGGAGGTTCTTCCTCATACGGCTCATTCAAATCTTCTAAATCGGGAAGGGGTTTGGGCTTAAAAGGTTTCCTTCTCGGTGGTGAGTAAAGAACTGCGATCATATCTTGCAAGTATGGTGATTTCAGTTCAGGTTTTGATTTAGGTATAGGCTTCTGTTTACTTTTCTTCTTTTCTGGGTCCGCTTGAAAACGTTTCTTTAGTAACTCTAAGAGATTGTTTAGCCCTAAGTAAAGTATGGCCGAAAGCATTAGTCTTGCATTAAGGGCATATGATAGCTGCTTACCATCAATGGGATGTCCATAGGTCACGTAAAAAAGCTGAGCTAGCGTTTCTTTCGGATCCTTACGGCCAAGGTAAAGACAATTCATGAGGTCGCCTTCGTTTGGGCGCGGATAAAGGCCTAAACGTCTCATTACGTTGGCACTGCGAACTGGCTTTCCTTCGAGAAGATCTTGATAGATGGAAAATTCTAGAGAATCTAAAGCCTCTCTTTGGGGTACGCTTAAAGCTTGGTACCACCTGGGACCGATCAAGTCTCTAACGGTCTTTAAGATTTTCTTGTCCCTCCGTTTGCGCAATTCCTTCAACTCTTGCATAAAGACTTGCC includes:
- the LOC125056219 gene encoding uncharacterized protein LOC125056219, with amino-acid sequence MVAGDHGPETSYEERAERRLQVVYSKQTKERQVFMQELKELRKRRDKKILKTVRDLIGPRWYQALSVPQREALDSLEFSIYQDLLEGKPVRSANVMRRLGLYPRPNEGDLMNCLYLGRKDPKETLAQLFYVTYGHPIDGKQLSYALNARLMLSAILYLGLNNLLELLKKRFQADPEKKKSKQKPIPKSKPELKSPYLQDMIAVLYSPPRRKPFKPKPLPDLEDLNEPYEEEPPIMRPPPPVPPPPPRKKRIPRACCDRMAGVMNIEPHSSITAVTMKTVTRTSRHHKTRGGSKFSVTEVKKTYGISMSRPKRGRGRKKVNTPSTGIWNSQYMITGVHQINGKPVFVIANVTILPSMGELIHGGYSNIGGENININSGIRGWPPPPKSQPCECLHKWQSVALDYVKSTKCHCGHHYDYGNEGVFPAEELPFFQKPTRHAPYKFNYETIYDLDEKHLHVEKEFKRIWETDSALCVPDPNTIAKKEKKKKKTTKRSSATCLGQSPKPEDYLRCALRQMRKINIAARLPDIHLVPELKEWMRYRIYGPHTAADKKEYLRQSSIYWQMFLTLAAKGYGHVDTPKDPIYAGHTTWVHKQALNDKFRKFTQRYKLQLYRSLANVNNMLWPTMNQAQFPDKKFREIYFSYLFSRIEDLQLMHPYSSKEAIERKFKLAKKRYICLPAGIEPEE